From the genome of Salvia splendens isolate huo1 chromosome 7, SspV2, whole genome shotgun sequence:
TTCTTAAGAGTAATCAGTTGAAACCTCACACAAGTGCTATCAAGCCTACACTTACTGAAACCAACAAAATTGCAAGGATGAAATGGTGTCTTTCTCATATTCAACCAACACTAGCTGAAGGTAAACTTCTTTACCATTCAATGCACAACATTGTTCATATTGACGAGAAATGGTTCTACATGACAAAGACATCAGATAGATACTACCTTTTGCTGGATGAAGATATGTCATACAGGTCCTGTAAGTCCAAGAGATTCATCACTAAAGTGATGTTCATGGCTGCTGTCAGTAGGCCACTTTGTGGGGCCTGATGGAGAAATCATATTCGATGGTAAAATAGGCTTATTCCCATTCACAGAACAAATACCAGCCCAAACAAGTTCAAAGAACAGGCCAAAAGGGACACTTGAGACAAAGCCTATTCAATCAATTACCAAGGAAGTCATGACAGCTTGTCTCCTAAACCAGGTATGCCTCTTTTTCTGTCAATAAAGCTATCAGACATAAATCATGTCATCACTTAGTCACACACACATATCATTGCCAGATTATACCAACAATCTAGGCCAAATGGCCAGCCAATGCAAGCAAGAAGATTTTCATACAGCAAGATAATGCCAAACCTCACCTTAGAGCTGCTGATCAACAGTTTGAGTCACTTGCTAGTACTGATGGGTTTGAATTCCATCTAATTAGCCAACCACCCAACTCCCCCGACACAAATGTGTTAGACCTTGGTTATTTCAGGGCAATACAGTCACTTCAAGATGACAAGATGGCCACAAGTGTAGATGACTTGTTTAGGAATGTGTTTACCTCATTTGAAGAACTctcaccacagactctgaataGAGTATTCATCACATTGCAAAGCTGTTTGACAGCAATATTACAAGTGCAAGGGAAGAATGACTACAAGATCTCTCATTTAAATAAGGACAGATTATACAGAACAGAGGGGCTGCCTTTACAACTTCAGGTTGAAGAGGGTTTGGTGAGAGAGAGCTTGGAGTACCTAAAGCTGTCTGAAAACAACACTGTGGACACATATGACATGGGGCGGCTTAACCATGCTTTAGGGTACTAGACATAAGTTTAGGGGCTGGAGTTTACAGTATAAGCACCAACATATATTTGTGTTTAAGATGTAAACTCTTTTTTTTGTGCATAGGCTGCATTTTTTGTTACTGCCATCGGAAAAGTTTCATCACATGGCATCAGCCTCCAAACCCTTCATAGGGGGTGGCTTTTTTTGCTAAATAGGCTGCATTTTGTATAAACATCATCACTGTACACCCTAGTAAGTAATCAgtgaatattttttgtattatcaCTTCAAATCAGCCTCCAAACCCTTCATAGGGGGTGGCTTTTTTTGCATTTCCCTCAGAAAGAGTTCATCCTAGGGCATACAAACAACAACACAATGCATAGGGACATCAGAGGATAGTTGCAACAACCACACAAATGCATAGGGACATCAGAGTGTAAATACAACAgccacacaaatacacattcACATTCATCAACATTTCCCCCAGCCTCAATATCATACAAGGTAGTCATAAACATTTCCCCCAGCCTGAATATCACATAACATGGACCAATACCACTTCAAATCAGCCTCCAAACCCTTCATAGGGGGTGGCTCAATATCACATAAACATGGACCAATATCACATTCACAGTCATCAACATTTCCTCCAGTCTCAATACACATAAACATGGACCAATATCACATTCACAGTCATCAACATTTCCCCCAGCCTCAATATCACATAAACTTGGACCAATATCGCATTAATATGGAGCAATGCACATAAGCATAGATTACATCAGAAATAAGCTGCATTTTCCTAAAGTCAAAAGCCTCCAAACCCTAAAAAGGGGGTGGCTCTGAATTAGAAAGAAACTCACAAATCAGAAGATATCCTTCATGCAAGGAAACATGATTAATAGCATAGCTTTTTCATTGTCGGTGTACTGTCTATTTGGCTCAACCGCCGGCTgcattgctccttcctcgatgTCATCCAAACCAATGGAAGGTGATTCGCTTTACAGCAAGTTCACAGAACGTGAAGGCGGCTTGGTATCAGATCCGTCAAAGGGGGCAAACGGAGGCTGagtttcagatccgtcgaaACCCTTATCCGGATCTTCGGTTTCAGAGCTGCAGGTTAATGGGGACGGAGATAGACTGTCAGAAACGTAGAAGCCCTCAGCCGGAGGCTGAGTTTCAGATCCATCGAAACCCTTATCCGGATCTTCGGTTTCAGAGCTGGAGGTTAATGGGGACGGAGATAGACTGTCAGAAACGTAGAAGCCTTCGAAAGGAGGCTGagtttcagatccgtcgaaACCCTTAACCGGCGCTTCGGTTTCAGATCCGACTTCAAATGGGGACGGATCTAGGGTTTCAGAACCGTAGAATCCCTCGGATGGAGCTTCAGTTTCAGATCCGTAAAGGACCAGATCGGGAGGTGTCGGCCCTTCACCCCCGTCGTCGCCTATGAACGGTGGAACACCGTGAACCACAGAGCGACAACAACTTGCGTCGTAATCTACCCAGTTCGGCGGTGTTTCAGGCACGACGGTGTCCATCACGTCGGAGGGAGGCGGAGGGGGAGACTGATTGAGGCGGAGGGGGAGAGAATTCATGAGAGAGAGGGCCGAcagtgagagagagagtcgaGAGTGAGTGAGATTAATCTAAAATGAGGGGTTGACTGCAAACCCTAATGGGtttgcattttctttttttttttaagtgtaAATAATGGCATTCTTAGTAAATTTGCTAAACATTAAGGGTGATTTTGATGTCCAAAAATGGTAAGTGGGCAGAGTGACTCTTATTGGGGGACATCCCGAAAAGGAAATTAGCggctcttattcggggacggagggagtaattttctTGCATCAATATGACATTGCTTCCTAGTTGAAGACAGTTTGTGCTTGATTTTTATAGATGTAAAATGTAtgaattgttttgtggttatttgcaatTACATGATATTTTACTTGTTTATATTTTGGTGTTTGTTCTCAGCTTGAACGAAATATGCTTAAAACTTGGGACATTTATTATGCAGTACTTAGTTGAAGGAAGCATGATTCTGAATTGTACAAGGAATGGAAAAGTAAACTCGGTATTGACCTCTTGGTCAGTCATTTGAAGCTGATTCTCAATGAGAATCGTTCTTCTACATACCATCTACCTAATGAGGACAAGGAATTGCACGCTCAATGGCATACCGCGGATTGTCATCTCAAGGGGTTTCTGTTGGCCACGATTGGCAATGCCCTTGAGAGGTTTGATGAACCCACTAGGCCGTTGATCAATAAGCCTAAGCGGTTTGAAGAAGTATCCTCCAAGGCTAGAGCTGGACTTGCGAT
Proteins encoded in this window:
- the LOC121810697 gene encoding uncharacterized protein LOC121810697, encoding MMQGKATSYQHKDKLMLDEDKFRNLSMLERSTIRKVVSKMEVSKTTIGRFLKSNQLKPHTSAIKPTLTETNKIARMKWCLSHIQPTLAEGKLLYHSMHNIVHIDEKWFYMTKTSDRYYLLLDEDMSYRSCHFVGPDGEIIFDGKIGLFPFTEQIPAQTSSKNRPKGTLETKPIQSITKEVMTACLLNQAKWPANASKKIFIQQDNAKPHLRAADQQFESLASTDGFEFHLISQPPNSPDTNVLDLGYFRAIQSLQDDKMATSVDDLFRNVFTSFEELSPQTLNRVFITLQSCLTAILQVQGKNDYKISHLNKDRLYRTEGLPLQLQVEEGLVRESLEYLKLSENNTVDTYDMGRLNHALGY